In a single window of the Lebetimonas sp. JH292 genome:
- a CDS encoding saccharopine dehydrogenase family protein — protein MANLLIIGAGGVGRVSAFKAAKNKNTFENIVLASRTKIKCDIIAKDIKEKLGINIKTYTLDANKKENVIELIKKENIDIVCHVALPYQNLPIMHACIETGAAYLDTALAESEDNPDTYYDLQWAKDKDFKKAHTMALLGCGFDPGVTSIMVKYAADYLLDELKEIEIYDCNFGRHGRTFATNFDPEINLRELNLPGKYWENGEWHTTKPFEIQTKHNYPKCGKATSILIWHEELESIVKHFPNLKKAKFYMCFSDRYLYHFNALKNIGMFSIEPIKICEDCTISPLQFLAKVLPDPQELVKNYKGKTNIGVIVRGKKDGKNKEYYIYNICDHEKAIEETGAHCVSYTTGVPAIIGCKLMAKKIWWAEGVHNVEEFDAKPFFEEMEREGLQIGGYVMIYVIRRKTFFNRKNF, from the coding sequence ATGGCAAACCTTTTAATAATCGGAGCCGGCGGAGTTGGAAGGGTCTCGGCATTTAAAGCGGCAAAAAACAAAAACACTTTTGAAAATATAGTATTAGCAAGCAGAACAAAAATCAAATGCGACATTATTGCTAAAGATATAAAAGAAAAACTTGGAATAAATATTAAAACATATACTCTTGATGCAAACAAAAAAGAAAATGTAATTGAATTAATAAAAAAAGAAAATATTGATATTGTCTGCCATGTGGCTCTTCCTTATCAAAATCTGCCAATTATGCATGCATGTATTGAAACAGGTGCGGCTTATCTCGATACAGCCTTAGCTGAGAGTGAAGATAACCCTGATACTTATTATGATTTACAATGGGCAAAAGATAAAGATTTCAAAAAAGCTCATACAATGGCACTGCTTGGATGCGGGTTTGATCCGGGTGTTACTTCTATAATGGTAAAATACGCAGCCGATTACCTGCTGGATGAATTGAAAGAAATTGAAATATATGACTGTAATTTTGGACGTCATGGAAGGACATTTGCTACAAATTTTGACCCTGAAATTAACCTTAGAGAACTCAATCTACCTGGAAAATACTGGGAAAATGGAGAGTGGCATACAACAAAACCGTTTGAAATTCAAACTAAACACAACTACCCTAAATGCGGGAAAGCTACAAGTATTTTAATATGGCATGAAGAGCTTGAAAGTATTGTAAAACATTTTCCTAACTTAAAAAAAGCTAAATTTTATATGTGTTTTAGCGACCGGTATTTATATCATTTTAATGCTTTAAAAAATATAGGGATGTTCAGTATTGAACCTATTAAAATTTGTGAAGACTGCACTATTTCTCCACTTCAATTTTTAGCAAAAGTATTACCTGACCCACAAGAATTGGTAAAAAATTATAAAGGTAAAACAAATATCGGAGTAATTGTAAGAGGAAAAAAAGATGGGAAAAATAAAGAATATTATATTTATAACATTTGCGACCATGAAAAAGCAATCGAAGAAACGGGAGCTCATTGTGTAAGTTATACAACGGGGGTGCCTGCAATTATAGGCTGTAAATTGATGGCTAAAAAAATCTGGTGGGCTGAAGGGGTACACAATGTAGAAGAATTTGATGCTAAACCTTTTTTTGAAGAGATGGAACGGGAGGGACTTCAAATTGGAGGATATGTAATGATTTATGTAATTAGAAGAAAAACTTTTTTTAATAGAAAAAATTTTTAA